In Streptomyces camelliae, the sequence TTGGGCAGACCGGTGAGGGCGTCGTGCGTGGCCTCGTAGCGCAGCCGGAGGTTGAGCAGGCGGCGCTCGGTGGTGTCCTCCATGAGGGCGAGCTGGTACTGCGGCGCGCCGTCGGCGTCCCGCAGGAGGGAGACCGTCAGGTTGGTCCACAGGACCGTGCCGTCGGGGCGGTTGAACGCCTTCTCCATGTGGTAGTGCTCGCGCTCGCCGCGGACCAGCTCCTCGTAGAGCTTCCAGGTCTGCGGGGCGTCCTCGGGGTGCACCCAGTCCTGCACCCGGCGGCCGCGCAGCGTCGGCTCGGACAGGCCGAACATGCGCAGCAGCGCTTCGTTGACCTGCAGGACGGTTCCGTCGAGGCCGGCGATGCCGATTCCTATGGCCGCGCCCTCGAACACCGCGCGGAAGCGGGCCTCGCTGGCGTGCAGCGCCTGTGCGACCACACCCTGGGCCCGCAACGCGGCCTGGGCGATGGCCTCCTGCTCGGCCAGGGTGCGCTCGCGCAGCGCCTGCGCGAACCCGGCGGCCATCGCGTGCTGCAACCGCGAGGAACGCAGCCGCAGTTCGTCCTGCGGCGCCTCGGGATCGTCCGCACCGCAGTACAGCACCAGATACGCGTCGACGCAGTCGAGGGTGCGGGTGAGCGCCTCGGGGTCGGTGCAGTGCGCGTCCACCAGGGCGGCACCGACCGCCTTCGCGCCGTCGGCGTCGAAGCTGTGCGCCCGCAGCAGCTCGCTCAACCGGCGGGCGAGTGGCAGCAGTTGCTCCTCGAACTCGGCGCGGGTCAGCGAGGTGGAGGTCACCGGGTAGACCGCCCGGCTCCAGATCGTCGCGAACCGGCGCAGTCTGCCCTCCGGCGCGTCCGGCTCCGCGCTCACGCCGTGCGCCCCACGCCGGCGAATCCGGAGAAGGCGAACGGATCCTCGTCCTCCAACGCCGCATCCGGGCGCCAGTGCGGCATCGGCACCAGTCCGGGTTCCACCATGTCGTACCCCTCGAAGAACCGCGCGATCTCGTCGCGCGAGCGCATGATCAGCGGGTTGCGAATGTCCTTGTATACGTCCACCGCGCCCTCGGCCCGCTCGGCCGGCACCGGGATTCCCTCGTACGAGGCATGGGTGAGGATCAGCATGCTGCCGGGCGCGAGCGCCTCGCGCAGCTCGGCCACCGCACCGTAGGGATCGTCCGCGTCTTCCACGAAGTGCAGTATGGCAACGAGCAGGAGGGCCACTGGCCGGTTCAGGTCGATCAGCCGCTCCACCTGGGGGCTCGCGAGGATCTCCTGGGGCCCCAGCAGGTCCGCCGCGACCACGTCCGCGTCCGCGTTGCCCGCCAGCACCGCCTGGCTGTGCGCCACGGCGACCGGGTCGTGGTCGACGTAGACCACGCGCGCGCCCGGTGCGGCCGCCTGGGCCACCTCGTGGACGTTGCCGAACGTCGGGATGCCGGAGCCGATGTCGAGGAACTGGGTGACGCCCTGCCCGGCCGCGAAGCGCACGGCCCGGCGC encodes:
- a CDS encoding SAM-dependent methyltransferase; amino-acid sequence: MERPAWAPRSIDISVPSVSRIYDFYLGGSHNFEVDREAARRAMAFMPGLPKIMQANRAFMRRAVRFAAGQGVTQFLDIGSGIPTFGNVHEVAQAAAPGARVVYVDHDPVAVAHSQAVLAGNADADVVAADLLGPQEILASPQVERLIDLNRPVALLLVAILHFVEDADDPYGAVAELREALAPGSMLILTHASYEGIPVPAERAEGAVDVYKDIRNPLIMRSRDEIARFFEGYDMVEPGLVPMPHWRPDAALEDEDPFAFSGFAGVGRTA